In Aminobacterium sp. MB27-C1, a single genomic region encodes these proteins:
- the iorA gene encoding indolepyruvate ferredoxin oxidoreductase subunit alpha: MEVACTVSTKAILLGNEAIARGIVEAGCAVATAYPGTPSSEILPAVAKFADALGTSTAVEWGANEKVAFEMATSAAFTGVRSCVVMKQVGLNVAADPFMSAAHFDMKGGMLLVVADDPGPHSSQTEQDSRFFAYFAKVPCFDPSTAAEAKDMVFDAYDLSEKYNIITMLRPSVRVDHCRQDVDIKDVLTIDREIRFEKDPARWVCLPATVRINHPKLNKKNDQIREDFETEYSKYNYEIPAKGKAKLGIIASGVSFSIVYDILKAWGREDISILKIGTPVPLPIKMVTDFINRHENVLVLEETYPVVEMQLLDRTKVKGRWNGFVPRAGELLPEVIESIILKALDEEKAVGADSDLKAALEELKITPRKPMLCPGCPHRASVFAIRQAIPNAINPSDIGCYTLSVNQKGADAVMDMGASVTMASGLYLAHKVMGKDQPIVSTIGDSTFFHMGIPGLVSAVYNKHAFVLSILDNRTTAMTGAQSNPSVGDKLRKGDEGRIVEIEQVVRGCGVHYVQTLEAYDVEEGKRLVKEAWEYAKEHQEPAVLIFKHPCMLLREKQDKIQVKVDSEKCIGCKFCINFFNCPGLVFDEAKKKAYIDERFCVSCGVCTQVCPHGAIIPVEEA, from the coding sequence ATGGAGGTGGCGTGTACGGTGAGCACAAAGGCGATACTCTTGGGCAATGAAGCCATCGCTCGTGGTATTGTGGAAGCCGGCTGTGCTGTGGCTACTGCATATCCAGGAACTCCTTCTTCGGAGATTTTGCCAGCAGTGGCTAAGTTTGCAGATGCGCTCGGAACTTCTACAGCCGTTGAGTGGGGAGCAAATGAAAAAGTAGCTTTTGAAATGGCAACGTCAGCAGCTTTTACAGGAGTTCGATCTTGCGTCGTTATGAAGCAAGTTGGTTTGAATGTTGCTGCCGATCCATTTATGAGTGCTGCTCATTTCGATATGAAGGGTGGAATGCTATTAGTTGTAGCTGATGATCCAGGTCCCCATAGTTCTCAGACAGAACAGGATAGCCGCTTTTTTGCATATTTTGCTAAAGTGCCATGCTTTGATCCTTCGACTGCGGCGGAAGCGAAAGATATGGTTTTCGATGCATATGATCTTTCGGAGAAATACAACATCATTACAATGCTTCGACCGAGTGTACGCGTAGATCACTGTCGTCAGGACGTAGATATAAAAGATGTTCTTACTATAGACAGAGAGATACGTTTTGAAAAAGATCCGGCACGATGGGTTTGTCTTCCTGCTACTGTCAGAATCAACCATCCTAAACTCAATAAGAAAAACGATCAAATCAGAGAAGATTTCGAAACAGAATATAGCAAATATAACTATGAAATTCCTGCAAAAGGCAAAGCCAAGCTTGGCATTATTGCCTCTGGCGTCTCTTTTTCTATTGTTTATGATATTTTGAAGGCTTGGGGACGTGAAGATATCTCCATATTGAAAATCGGAACTCCAGTGCCATTACCAATAAAAATGGTGACAGATTTTATCAATCGCCATGAAAATGTTCTTGTTCTTGAAGAAACCTATCCTGTTGTTGAAATGCAGCTCTTAGACCGAACAAAGGTCAAGGGGCGCTGGAATGGATTTGTTCCAAGAGCAGGTGAGCTTTTACCTGAAGTTATTGAATCTATCATTCTTAAGGCTCTTGACGAAGAGAAAGCTGTTGGTGCTGATAGCGACCTGAAGGCAGCTCTTGAAGAGTTAAAGATAACTCCGAGAAAGCCTATGTTATGCCCCGGTTGTCCTCACCGAGCAAGCGTTTTTGCAATTCGTCAGGCTATTCCGAATGCCATTAACCCATCTGATATTGGTTGTTATACCCTTTCTGTTAATCAGAAGGGAGCAGATGCCGTTATGGATATGGGTGCGTCTGTAACTATGGCTTCTGGCCTTTATTTAGCTCATAAAGTAATGGGAAAGGATCAACCCATTGTTTCCACAATAGGCGACTCTACTTTTTTCCACATGGGAATACCCGGGCTTGTTAGCGCAGTATATAACAAGCACGCTTTTGTTTTAAGCATTCTTGATAACAGAACAACGGCGATGACAGGTGCCCAGTCGAATCCTTCTGTAGGAGATAAGTTGCGCAAAGGGGATGAGGGGCGAATAGTAGAAATCGAGCAGGTTGTTCGGGGTTGTGGCGTTCACTATGTGCAAACTCTTGAAGCCTATGATGTGGAAGAAGGCAAAAGGTTGGTAAAAGAAGCCTGGGAATACGCAAAAGAACATCAGGAACCAGCTGTGCTTATATTTAAGCACCCATGCATGCTTCTTCGAGAGAAACAAGATAAGATTCAGGTAAAAGTGGATTCGGAGAAATGTATTGGTTGTAAATTCTGCATCAATTTCTTTAATTGCCCTGGGCTTGTTTTTGACGAAGCTAAGAAGAAAGCTTACATCGATGAACGATTCTGTGTATCTTGCGGCGTTTGCACTCAAGTATGTCCGCACGGGGCTATAATTCCTGTGGAGGAGGCGTAG
- a CDS encoding 2-oxoacid:acceptor oxidoreductase family protein: MQYVIVGIGGQGILFSTKVLGHIAMSRKENVMGSEVHGMAQRGGSVISHFKIGEYKSPLVKAGEADILLAFDQNEAIRNLHFLRDGGNLIVNIFDEKAFGNSHLDNYLRKKDIKLFKIKGYDLLKEHMGGNFLFLNVLILGALCASNVSNVKIDEVREAINQLSPEKFADANLKVLNLGYDALS, from the coding sequence ATGCAGTATGTCATAGTTGGAATTGGTGGACAGGGAATTTTATTTTCAACAAAGGTATTGGGCCATATAGCCATGTCTCGGAAAGAGAATGTAATGGGTAGCGAAGTTCATGGTATGGCGCAACGCGGAGGCTCTGTTATCAGCCATTTCAAAATAGGGGAGTATAAAAGTCCGTTGGTAAAGGCTGGAGAAGCTGATATCCTTTTGGCTTTTGATCAAAATGAAGCTATAAGAAATCTACACTTTCTTCGTGACGGAGGAAATTTGATTGTCAATATATTTGACGAAAAAGCTTTTGGTAATAGCCATCTTGACAATTACTTGAGAAAAAAGGACATAAAACTTTTTAAGATCAAAGGGTATGACCTTTTAAAAGAGCATATGGGGGGTAATTTTCTCTTCTTAAATGTTCTCATTTTAGGAGCTCTTTGTGCATCTAATGTCAGCAATGTTAAAATTGACGAAGTTCGGGAAGCTATAAATCAGTTATCTCCAGAAAAGTTTGCAGATGCAAACTTGAAAGTTCTCAACCTCGGGTACGATGCCCTTTCGTAA
- the lepB gene encoding signal peptidase I yields the protein MAEVRPWWREFVETILWALVLALILRTFIVQAFWIPSGSMLPTLEPGDRVLVAKFLYTFREPKRGDIFVFKFPLDPKRDFVKRIIGLPGDTLHIKDGVVYINNNPLHEGYVKQADDYTLLPNLIFPNVPVHIPAKMYFAMGDNRSHSQDSRYWGFVPQKNIRGPVLFRYWPLNRIGVVR from the coding sequence ATGGCGGAAGTGAGGCCATGGTGGAGAGAATTTGTTGAAACAATATTATGGGCTCTTGTGCTTGCACTCATTTTAAGAACTTTTATTGTGCAGGCATTTTGGATCCCAAGTGGCTCTATGCTTCCTACATTAGAACCAGGGGACAGAGTTTTGGTAGCAAAATTTCTATATACTTTTCGAGAACCTAAGCGGGGAGATATTTTTGTCTTTAAATTCCCCTTAGACCCTAAAAGAGATTTTGTTAAAAGAATCATAGGTCTTCCTGGGGATACTCTTCATATTAAAGATGGAGTTGTCTATATAAATAATAATCCTCTTCATGAAGGCTATGTTAAACAAGCTGATGATTATACACTTTTGCCAAATTTGATTTTCCCGAATGTTCCCGTACATATACCTGCAAAAATGTATTTTGCCATGGGAGATAATCGTTCTCACTCTCAGGATAGCCGCTATTGGGGATTTGTCCCCCAAAAAAATATTCGAGGCCCTGTCCTTTTTCGATATTGGCCTCTCAATAGAATAGGAGTTGTTCGTTAA
- a CDS encoding GTPase yields the protein MPRTVWFPGHMAKGKRKLEELAKKLDIIFELRDARAPQLTSSPMAVQLSKICPVYIVLTRADLAEEGATKAWLSFFASQKSKAWAFNLLEGKIQSLRRDLTKMKPSHRELRLAVVGIPNVGKSLFLNLLVGKKRAQVGGIPGVTKGVSWYKGQDILAVDSPGILDPHSHNEVHRRLAWLGSSKAQVIGGTDVVALSLIEFLKERGYWHLIEEKWNIENEAEESLITLEKIGRRLGCLVSGGRVDFSLAGQRFLDTFSTGKLGRITLEWPGERYPWEID from the coding sequence GTGCCACGTACAGTTTGGTTCCCAGGACATATGGCTAAAGGTAAGCGCAAACTGGAGGAATTAGCCAAAAAACTAGATATTATTTTCGAACTTCGCGATGCAAGAGCTCCGCAGCTTACGTCTTCGCCGATGGCTGTTCAGCTTTCCAAGATATGCCCTGTATATATCGTTCTTACTCGAGCTGATCTCGCTGAAGAAGGGGCAACAAAAGCTTGGTTAAGTTTCTTTGCTTCTCAGAAAAGTAAAGCTTGGGCATTCAATCTCTTAGAGGGGAAAATACAATCGTTGCGTCGTGATTTAACCAAGATGAAGCCTTCCCATAGAGAACTTCGCCTTGCTGTTGTTGGAATCCCCAATGTGGGGAAATCATTGTTTTTGAATCTTCTCGTGGGTAAAAAACGAGCTCAGGTTGGAGGTATTCCCGGAGTTACTAAAGGTGTTTCATGGTATAAGGGACAAGATATTCTTGCTGTAGATTCTCCTGGAATACTTGATCCCCATTCACATAATGAAGTCCATCGCCGTTTGGCCTGGCTTGGAAGCTCAAAGGCTCAGGTTATAGGTGGGACCGATGTTGTTGCTCTTTCTCTTATTGAGTTTTTAAAAGAACGTGGATATTGGCATTTGATAGAAGAGAAGTGGAATATAGAGAATGAAGCTGAGGAATCACTGATTACTCTTGAAAAAATCGGGCGTCGCTTGGGGTGTCTGGTTAGTGGTGGACGTGTTGATTTCTCTTTAGCAGGACAGCGCTTTCTTGATACTTTTTCGACTGGAAAGCTTGGACGTATAACTTTAGAATGGCCAGGGGAGCGGTATCCATGGGAGATCGATTAA
- a CDS encoding ribonuclease HII, translating into MGDRLIIGVDEAGRGPLAGPVVAAAAILTPSQKESLLALGLNDSKKLTPVKREKIFKVMLSLGVVWKAQAASPRRIDSMNILQATLWAMYRSVKKLPPVFDEIIVDGNIRIPYLEGVSQQAMPKADSLIPEVAAASVIAKVLRDRAMIALDRVYPQYEFAKHKGYPTVKHRTLIAHFGLSPIHRKSFTWKVPTP; encoded by the coding sequence ATGGGAGATCGATTAATTATTGGCGTTGATGAAGCAGGTCGTGGCCCTTTAGCAGGACCAGTTGTTGCAGCTGCAGCCATTTTAACGCCATCTCAAAAGGAAAGTTTGTTGGCTTTAGGTCTCAATGATTCGAAAAAGCTTACCCCTGTAAAGCGTGAGAAAATTTTTAAAGTAATGCTTAGTCTTGGTGTGGTTTGGAAGGCCCAGGCTGCTTCTCCACGGCGTATTGATAGCATGAACATTCTTCAGGCTACTCTTTGGGCCATGTATAGATCTGTTAAAAAGCTGCCCCCTGTCTTTGATGAAATTATTGTCGATGGAAATATTCGAATTCCGTATCTTGAGGGTGTTTCTCAACAGGCCATGCCGAAGGCAGATAGCCTTATCCCAGAAGTGGCAGCTGCCTCTGTTATAGCAAAAGTTTTACGAGACAGGGCTATGATAGCTTTAGACAGGGTGTATCCTCAATATGAATTTGCCAAGCATAAAGGGTATCCTACCGTGAAACATCGAACTCTTATTGCTCATTTTGGACTATCGCCCATTCATCGTAAAAGCTTTACATGGAAGGTCCCGACGCCATGA
- a CDS encoding EscU/YscU/HrcU family type III secretion system export apparatus switch protein: MNAFDKRKKAAALSYNPEKDNAPRVGAFGEDFLARRIIEVAKEANIPIVEDAALVSALLTLELGEEIPVDLYEAVARILAFLYKLDKGDE, translated from the coding sequence ATGAACGCTTTTGATAAAAGAAAAAAAGCGGCAGCCCTTTCATATAATCCCGAAAAAGATAATGCTCCTAGAGTAGGTGCTTTTGGTGAAGATTTTCTCGCCAGGCGAATCATTGAAGTTGCGAAGGAAGCAAATATTCCTATCGTAGAAGATGCTGCATTGGTTTCAGCTCTTTTAACCCTTGAGCTAGGAGAAGAAATCCCTGTAGATCTTTACGAAGCTGTAGCGCGTATCCTTGCTTTCTTATATAAACTTGACAAAGGAGATGAATAA
- a CDS encoding YraN family protein, translated as MDHVALGRWGEETACSYLHKKGWNILDRNVYFPRGELDIVAMDKDELVVVEVRTRSLGYLMSPEESVGPVKTRRLVYAGSCYVEKVDWNGFWRIDLLGITCHKDDSYSIEHFKDITNGMSFL; from the coding sequence GTGGATCATGTTGCACTTGGCCGTTGGGGGGAAGAAACAGCATGTTCTTATCTCCATAAAAAGGGATGGAATATTCTGGATCGCAATGTTTATTTTCCTCGGGGAGAGCTCGACATAGTAGCCATGGATAAGGATGAACTTGTTGTAGTAGAGGTTCGAACTCGATCATTAGGATATCTTATGTCTCCTGAAGAATCGGTGGGACCTGTGAAAACGCGAAGATTGGTATATGCAGGGTCTTGCTATGTGGAAAAAGTAGATTGGAATGGTTTTTGGAGAATTGATCTCTTGGGAATTACGTGTCATAAAGATGATAGTTATTCCATAGAACATTTCAAAGATATTACGAACGGGATGTCTTTTTTGTGA
- a CDS encoding YifB family Mg chelatase-like AAA ATPase, with product MIPIYGITLQGVQALKVEVEVEITGGLFFIAVVGLPDAAVRESRERVRAALRSLLIPVRGRVTVNLAPADSPKEGALLDLPIALGIAQKLGVISLNKPALFVGELALDGRLRKTRGVVPAAFLARKLKIPLFVPQENAFEVSLVPDVEAYAVSSLQQLFDHIKGRTLLSPLRKEILPSENIVADPDLADIKGQSGAKRALEIAAAGHHNLILVGSPGSGKTMLARAIRGILPPLSQEELLESLQVHSTAKLDFQATLQPPFYTVHPTASIVAICGGGSALRPGEISLAHRGVLFLDEFTEFRRDLLEALRQPLEDGKIVVSRAAGRVVFPCRVLLIAACNPCPCGWDGDMVEQCICSAYEKERYRKRISGPILDRIDLHVSVPRLLPKELISFENQRVESSKVVRKRVCMARERQRKRWGKYGFHCNAELPERFIKRSLQLSRDVRSFLIQMSDRLRLSGRGISRVLKVSRTIADLAGSSEVEVSHVAEALAYRKGSVSL from the coding sequence GTGATCCCTATTTATGGTATTACGCTTCAAGGCGTGCAAGCTCTGAAAGTAGAAGTTGAAGTTGAAATAACAGGTGGTCTTTTTTTTATCGCAGTTGTAGGCCTTCCTGACGCTGCTGTACGAGAATCTCGGGAGAGGGTCCGTGCGGCTTTGCGCAGCCTTCTTATTCCAGTTCGCGGACGTGTTACTGTAAATCTTGCACCTGCTGACAGCCCTAAAGAAGGAGCCCTTCTTGATCTCCCTATAGCTTTAGGTATTGCACAGAAATTAGGTGTTATTTCTTTAAATAAACCGGCTCTTTTTGTGGGAGAGCTGGCTCTTGATGGTCGATTACGAAAAACAAGGGGAGTGGTTCCAGCTGCCTTCTTGGCTCGGAAGCTTAAAATTCCCCTCTTTGTTCCGCAAGAAAATGCCTTTGAGGTTTCATTAGTTCCTGATGTAGAGGCATATGCTGTTTCAAGTCTGCAACAATTATTCGATCATATAAAAGGAAGAACATTACTTTCTCCCCTTAGAAAAGAAATACTTCCATCTGAGAACATTGTCGCCGATCCTGATTTGGCTGATATTAAAGGACAGAGTGGAGCTAAAAGAGCTCTGGAAATAGCAGCAGCAGGCCATCATAATTTGATTCTTGTTGGTTCCCCTGGAAGTGGAAAAACAATGCTTGCCAGAGCAATACGAGGAATTTTACCACCACTTTCTCAAGAAGAATTATTGGAAAGCCTTCAAGTTCACAGTACTGCCAAGCTTGACTTCCAAGCGACCCTCCAGCCACCTTTTTATACAGTCCATCCTACAGCAAGTATTGTTGCGATTTGCGGGGGAGGGTCAGCTCTTCGTCCAGGAGAGATAAGCCTTGCTCACCGTGGTGTTCTCTTTCTTGATGAATTTACGGAGTTTAGGCGGGATCTTTTAGAAGCTCTCCGTCAACCGTTGGAGGATGGAAAAATAGTAGTAAGCCGAGCAGCTGGGCGTGTTGTTTTCCCATGTCGTGTTTTGCTTATAGCTGCCTGTAACCCTTGTCCTTGCGGTTGGGATGGAGACATGGTGGAACAATGTATTTGTTCGGCATATGAGAAAGAGAGATATAGAAAACGCATTTCCGGACCTATTTTAGATCGCATTGATTTACACGTGTCTGTTCCACGTCTTCTCCCGAAAGAATTAATTTCTTTCGAAAATCAAAGGGTTGAGAGCAGTAAAGTTGTTCGTAAACGTGTCTGTATGGCCAGGGAGCGACAACGAAAACGATGGGGAAAGTATGGTTTTCATTGTAATGCTGAACTTCCTGAGCGTTTTATAAAACGTTCTTTGCAATTGAGCCGAGATGTCCGTTCTTTCTTGATCCAAATGTCAGATCGACTTCGTCTTTCTGGAAGGGGAATAAGCAGAGTGTTAAAAGTTTCGCGTACAATAGCGGATCTTGCCGGTTCTTCTGAAGTAGAAGTCTCGCATGTAGCCGAAGCTCTTGCTTATAGAAAGGGGAGTGTCTCTTTATGA
- the dprA gene encoding DNA-processing protein DprA codes for MTPRQEALLLINAIEADRRLWDKIADSEEKIETIRNGFLTDEQKKSLTSRTYKRLVYLVHSQWAEKERYRCESVGVQLLFMGESGYPKKLEKMENAPLVLYVRGNYSFKKPILSVVGTRRSTYYGQQVARALGRVAADKNWTLLSGGALGIDGAAHSGSLDAGGETAVVLAHGLDHVYPKQHEELFRNILSSGALVTEYGLGISAKPWHFPKRNRIIAGLADKIVIVEAPKRSGAIVTAQIALDIGREIWVVPGRIDEKICSGSNKLLYDGAHPLVDLADFAETLSPITQLHLLNSKKEKSKSLCPNISEKEQKILNLIQNHGDQTVDNLTAQGKMTAADVISCVSHLSALDLIYSSGPGRFRASIESK; via the coding sequence ATGACTCCTCGTCAGGAGGCTCTTTTACTTATAAATGCCATAGAAGCAGATCGCCGTTTATGGGATAAAATTGCTGATAGTGAAGAGAAAATTGAAACGATCCGAAACGGATTTTTAACGGATGAACAAAAGAAAAGTCTTACATCTCGAACGTATAAACGTCTTGTCTATCTGGTTCACTCCCAATGGGCAGAGAAAGAAAGATATCGTTGTGAGTCTGTTGGAGTGCAATTGCTTTTTATGGGAGAATCAGGCTATCCCAAAAAACTAGAGAAGATGGAAAATGCACCGTTGGTTCTCTACGTTCGTGGAAATTATTCTTTTAAGAAACCTATACTTTCGGTTGTTGGAACACGAAGGAGTACATATTATGGGCAACAGGTGGCTAGAGCATTAGGGCGTGTGGCAGCAGATAAAAACTGGACCTTGTTAAGCGGAGGAGCTCTTGGTATTGATGGGGCAGCACATAGTGGAAGCTTAGATGCTGGAGGAGAGACAGCAGTTGTGCTTGCCCATGGATTGGACCATGTTTACCCTAAACAGCATGAAGAATTATTTAGAAATATTCTCTCTTCTGGGGCTCTTGTTACAGAGTACGGTTTAGGCATAAGTGCAAAACCTTGGCATTTTCCTAAACGAAATCGGATAATAGCTGGTTTAGCTGATAAAATCGTCATAGTTGAAGCTCCAAAGCGAAGTGGAGCTATCGTTACAGCCCAGATTGCCTTGGATATAGGACGTGAAATATGGGTTGTGCCTGGTCGGATAGATGAAAAAATATGTAGTGGTTCCAATAAACTTCTTTATGACGGTGCCCATCCTCTTGTCGATCTAGCGGATTTTGCTGAAACGCTGTCACCGATTACACAACTTCATTTATTGAACTCAAAAAAAGAAAAGAGTAAATCGTTATGTCCGAATATAAGTGAAAAAGAGCAAAAAATTCTCAATCTTATTCAAAATCATGGAGACCAAACAGTTGACAACTTAACTGCTCAAGGTAAAATGACTGCCGCTGATGTTATCTCTTGCGTGAGTCATCTGTCTGCGTTAGATCTTATATATTCATCAGGGCCTGGCCGATTTAGGGCCTCTATTGAATCAAAGTAA
- the topA gene encoding type I DNA topoisomerase, protein MTKKETGKTLVVVESPTKAKTLSKILGSKYTVKASIGHIKDLPKSRIAIDIENNFQPEYILVKGKAKIKNELVKLAQGSQKILLASDPDREGEAIAWHLCDILKLDPESQCRVRFYEVTPKAVKAAIKKPESVDMNRVDAQQARRVLDRLVGYSLSPLLWKKIRYGLSAGRVQSVALNLICDREREIKNFVPSEYWHVNVEALSNDNKRKYDLKVMSFENKSFWKEGKPLLISSSEQAEKIASDIQSAALVVKEYKVKEGKRKPLPPFKTSTLQQEGARRLSFSPRRTMAVAQALFEGINIPGRGPAGLITYMRTDSLRIAPEALDATRNYITQSYSSEYLPKTANLFTSKARSQDAHEAIRPTDVTLTPESLKSVLTPEQYKLYSLIWNRFVASQMAPAVVANAILDVEAGSYGLRQTGETLIFDGWGKLWPLELKGSELAPAVSEEELICHDISKEQRFTKPAARYSEATLIKTLEEKGVGRPSTYATIVETLYDRGYVEKNEEKRLEPTSLGMTVDDFLLQYFDSKSPSPIVDTNFTAQMEGQLDLIEENKLEWVDVVRSFWGGFAETLEEAKKASAVDLPEPEPIGEDCPECGKPLVKKRGRFGDFIACSGYPECRYTRPILKTIGVKCPLCGETENGEVVRRRSKKGKFFYGCSRYPECKYVSWNEPTGEKCPECGTPLVRKNKKSLPECPECGWKKEKK, encoded by the coding sequence ATGACGAAGAAAGAAACGGGGAAAACTCTTGTTGTAGTCGAATCTCCCACAAAAGCGAAAACTCTTTCTAAAATATTAGGATCAAAATATACAGTAAAAGCGAGCATTGGCCACATCAAAGACCTTCCTAAAAGCCGGATCGCTATTGATATCGAAAACAACTTTCAACCAGAATATATTCTAGTTAAAGGAAAAGCCAAAATAAAAAATGAATTAGTTAAACTTGCTCAAGGGAGTCAGAAAATACTACTGGCATCTGACCCTGATAGGGAAGGGGAGGCTATTGCTTGGCATCTTTGCGATATTTTGAAACTTGATCCAGAATCGCAATGCCGGGTCCGTTTTTACGAAGTTACGCCAAAGGCTGTCAAAGCGGCAATTAAAAAGCCTGAGTCCGTAGATATGAACAGAGTAGATGCGCAACAAGCACGTCGTGTTCTTGACCGTCTTGTCGGCTATTCTTTAAGTCCGCTATTGTGGAAAAAGATACGCTATGGCCTTTCTGCTGGGCGAGTGCAATCTGTAGCTCTCAATCTGATATGCGATAGGGAACGAGAAATAAAAAATTTTGTTCCTTCGGAATATTGGCATGTCAATGTGGAAGCCTTATCAAACGATAATAAAAGGAAATATGATTTAAAGGTTATGAGCTTTGAAAATAAATCTTTTTGGAAGGAAGGGAAGCCCCTTCTTATATCGAGCTCAGAACAAGCAGAAAAGATCGCCAGCGATATTCAATCAGCTGCCTTAGTTGTAAAAGAATATAAAGTAAAAGAAGGTAAAAGAAAACCTTTACCTCCTTTTAAAACAAGTACATTACAACAGGAAGGTGCGCGTCGTTTAAGTTTCTCTCCTCGTAGAACAATGGCTGTTGCACAGGCGCTTTTTGAAGGCATTAATATTCCAGGGCGAGGTCCTGCCGGCCTTATTACATACATGCGAACAGATAGTCTCCGGATAGCACCGGAAGCATTAGATGCGACCAGAAATTATATTACCCAAAGTTATTCATCAGAATATCTTCCTAAAACTGCCAACCTGTTTACATCTAAAGCCAGAAGTCAGGATGCTCATGAAGCAATTCGACCGACAGATGTGACGTTGACACCAGAAAGCTTAAAAAGTGTATTAACACCTGAACAATACAAGCTGTATTCTCTTATTTGGAACCGTTTCGTTGCTTCGCAAATGGCTCCCGCCGTTGTTGCCAATGCTATTCTTGATGTGGAAGCGGGTTCTTATGGCTTAAGGCAAACAGGAGAGACTTTAATTTTTGATGGATGGGGAAAATTATGGCCATTAGAGTTAAAAGGGAGCGAATTAGCTCCAGCAGTTTCAGAAGAAGAGCTAATATGCCATGATATTTCTAAAGAACAGCGTTTTACAAAACCTGCTGCGCGCTACTCAGAAGCGACTCTTATAAAAACTTTAGAAGAAAAAGGAGTTGGACGACCTTCAACCTATGCCACTATTGTTGAAACTCTTTACGACAGAGGATATGTTGAAAAGAACGAAGAAAAACGGTTGGAACCTACTTCTTTGGGAATGACAGTAGACGATTTCTTGCTTCAATATTTTGACTCTAAAAGCCCTTCTCCCATCGTCGATACGAATTTTACGGCTCAAATGGAAGGACAATTGGATCTTATTGAAGAAAATAAGCTTGAATGGGTTGATGTAGTCCGTTCTTTCTGGGGTGGTTTTGCAGAAACTCTAGAAGAAGCCAAAAAAGCATCGGCTGTTGATTTGCCTGAACCTGAGCCAATTGGTGAGGATTGTCCGGAATGTGGGAAGCCTTTAGTTAAAAAACGAGGACGTTTCGGTGATTTTATAGCCTGTTCGGGATATCCTGAATGTCGATATACTCGCCCAATTCTGAAAACTATTGGTGTGAAGTGTCCCCTATGTGGGGAAACTGAAAATGGAGAAGTTGTTCGAAGAAGAAGTAAAAAAGGAAAGTTTTTCTATGGATGTTCACGATATCCTGAATGTAAATATGTCTCATGGAACGAACCTACAGGAGAAAAGTGTCCAGAGTGTGGAACTCCACTTGTTCGCAAAAACAAAAAAAGTCTTCCAGAATGCCCCGAATGTGGTTGGAAAAAGGAGAAAAAGTAA